The following is a genomic window from Nicotiana tabacum cultivar K326 chromosome 3, ASM71507v2, whole genome shotgun sequence.
aTTGGTTCAGTTTTATCGGGTTTTTCGAATTTTTTATtgcttaaatattatttcaatcttactttattaaatttttgataagtaaatatatgtttagtaaaaatacaaaaaattaacaaacatattatctattaaaatattcttatgggagaatcttcttagtaacacataatagttatttgtttagtcgtctgacaataacactttcaaggttaaccgaatttagtaattaaacataaaaatttatataatacctaaataataataatcacttcacattcgaaaaagatatactaagaatttaatagatcttaacatatgatatgaatatgaaagaacaGAGAAATTGACGCATTTCattaacacttgataagaaattgatcatacaacccattatttaggttaataaatatggaacatttcatattctattaaatattatatcccgcaagagaatctccaatatttctagatattttttaaagaaaactctatataaaatcttaaaagtatatataaaaattataaatttatatgtcggtttggttctaattttttttactcaataccaaatcaaatcaaaccaagtcTAGTTGAGTTTTTTAATCGATTTTGTTTGATTTTCGGTTTGGTGCGGATTTTTAGTTCGGTTTATATTATGAGAGAAAATagtttcttattattattattattataaaccTTTCTTTTCAGAataatccttttttttttcttttttgttgcaaATTTACTGCCATTTTCTTTTAGAAAACATTTTTACCACCTTTCTCGACATCCACACAATGACTCGAATATCAAAACTCGGCTCTTGACTTCCCTTTAATCAAATTTTGGGTGGAAATTGGTCGTAATTCCTATCCAACTGATATCATATGCTGACTGAACTTGAATTTATCTTAAATATAGAATATTATATTCCAAACTTATGCTTAAGTGGGGCCTTGATGTTCAAAAAGTTATCTTTTAGGACTACTTTACTTTCTAGTTGTAGGATATCCCCTTATTTTAATGATCAAAGCAGCCTCAAATGCTCCACCACTTGAGTATAACGTTACATTAACTTATGAATGTAGGACCACCATTCTAAATACTGAGTGCACGAGCAGCTCAATATTGTTGGTGGCCTAAAGACAAATCTCGACGGGCCTAATTTATTAACAAaataaatttgtatatttttatttgaaatctaTTTATTTAACTTTTTTAAGTGATAATATAACTAATCCGATCCATTTAGATTCTCCTAATACATTATTGATCCTAATGCAAAATTGTTATAGGATAGATATTTAACAAAAAATTATTCTTGTTATCCTATTGAGTATATGGATCAGAGTATTATCTTCTACTTGTTATATTTCCTTTAACGTCGGCTCCCatcctccaagaactccccacctttcTCTTGGggtaactcgaactcacaacctggttggaagtggagggtgctcaccactaaaacaacccactcttgtcaaaatTAATGGATATCTTTATAccctttaaataaaaattaaattttacccattaaataaaaaaatcaaagatATCTTTATAccctttaaattattaaaatctcAACTATCAGCGCTAGtcacaaattaaaattttcttttcctttttgtattaAGTTATTTACTTTTTAACATTAAGATActcaatttatatataaaaaaattaaaattactacCAAGGGAAAGTGGGGCCCCAAAATTTGGGGGCCCTAAGCCATTGCTTGTGCTGCCTTACCCTTGAGCCGCCTATGACTGAGTGTACGTAGGCCGGGTCGGTtcgaatttttcaattaccaaatcaaaaattgttttggatttttaaatctataaactaaaccaaaccaacaacaattcGGGTTTTTCAATTGCGATTTTTCTCGAATTTTTCGATTTTCTCgagtttttcgggtttttttcccCGACAAAATCTTCATtacataaaatttataatttgtgCTCTAATATTTCTTAGGTCCTAATAGGATAAAACTATATAAGATGTTACCCAataaaataacacaaaataatGTAAGATGAGTCATGATTATACTAAAATACTCAAGAAATCGCATAAGATAAATAtagctaattaataagccataataaaaataaatataatctaaAAGTATAAAGTCATgttaaaataagtacgactaataagtactaagtattaattacatgactaaataatatttaatagtgGGATATTACTaggttgatgttgttgttgttattgactaaataatattaaaagtaagttatgcattttcactatctaaaccaatgcaaaactaaaaaaaatatccattactattgtcattcctagtattgaattgatttttttttaacattagtattaatttgattttgatttgtttTGAGTTACTAACTTTTACGGGCTATAAAATATATTTGACTAtacaaaagttctaagtccaaacttgaaatattACATTAAAAGAGAGAACTATTAAagagtttaaaaatatttataaattacattacaataattatttttatgcacaaaatatttttaaaacttctatacatataatgtcggattggtttggtttcggtttgacttattttagttaaaaccaaaccaaaccaattatggtcggattttgtTTTCTAACattaaaccaaatcaaaccaacccatagtcggatttttttttcttggcttgactcggattatcggtttgGTGCCATTTATCGGTTTCCTTTATACACCCCTACTAAACACAGTAAAGGGGGACATCTTATAAAATTGAAATATGACCCCTGCTCAAAAATGACATGCGCAAATCGAGAAATGGTTCTAAATTGCTCCATTTAAGTAATATAaggtaattgaaataaaatcatCAATTCTCCTCCAAAATTTTTATTTGGTTATTTTCTAAGAATGTTGAGTTAGGTATGTTGAATGCATATAGTTAAATATCCATTGCAAAAACCAAGTGACATGGAAAGACTATTATATTGCAGTAAGAAAGctactaaaatttcaatttctaagtAAAATAAAAGATTGAAAGGTTGAGTAAAAATTGCATATGTACATATTCAACAGTTAATGATGGAAACACAATCTGATTGCAAGAGAATAGAGTTGGTTTAATCAGATTAAGATTACATGAATCAAAAGTGATACTAGTTTAACTAGTCATCAACGCCGAAGCTAGAAATTTTTGCAAAggtattcaaatttgaaagaagttaaaaaaaaattccgACAAAGGGTGTTCAGTATGTGAAATGCACCTCTAAAACTTAATGCTTTATCTATATACACAGTATAATTTTTTGACGAATGAACCGACCTTCGAATAATGTAGGTTCGCCCCTATTAGTCATGGTGTTTAATGTTAGCTTAACTTGTATATTAAATATATAGCGGTAaaagaaaatagtaaaagattAATTTGAAAGAGCAAAAACATTATATTAAGTTAGaagacttcaaataaaaatagtACGTAAAAATTATGTATAGTATAATATGGCATTTGTTGAGACATTTTAAAATGAATAGTGTAATATGCGTGTTATTTGTGCATACCTTTTACAATttataatttaagaaaatgaccattttaaatttattatatataaaagACAGATTATGCCCGGAATaaagtaaatttatttttttcaaaaaaaagaaaaaaaactctgTAGtcgatttttcccttttttttctctctatttcgcttccttttcttctctcttaattagttagaaatcgCGCCTATTTTTGAAGAGTTATCATATGAACGGCAAACCAAATTCCCATAAATACCCACACCATTACTTTCAAGAGAGGAGAGGGGGGGTTATTTTGGTAAATGCACAAATGATAGTGGGACAGTGAGGAACTGAATATTGAGGAAGTGCGAAGTGAGAGAGGTATAACAATATAGTAGAGTAAAAAAGATAATCAGAAGGATGAGGGTTAAATGGTAGCAGAGTCAGAGAGAATCGTTGTATAGGCGATGGCCGGAGACGGATTGACGGCGGCGGCGGATTTTCCCGGCGGAGCAGCGGTGGAACCGCAATACGCGGGGGCAAAGACGTCGGTGTGGTGGGATATAGAGAACTGTCAGGTGCCAAGGGGATGCGACCCTTACTCAATCGCTCAGAATATAAGCGCGGCATTGATGAAGATGAACTATCTCGGACCGGTCACCATCTCTGCCTATGGAGACACCACTCGCATCCCCTGGCCCATTCAAAATGCTCTCTCTAGTACTGGAATCGCTCTCAATCACGTCCCGGCGGGTACACTGACAAACCCTCGCTTCATCTTGCTACATGTATCGAAAtagatataataaataaatagataaatTTATGTCTATCTAAAAGACGAAATGGTTTACACCTTATTTGATAGGATATGTTGCAACAACTAAGCCTCAATTCAAAGattggctatatgaatcctcaccgTCCTTTTTGCTACATTTGTCATTTCATccaaataaatgaataaataaaggTGTCATTCTCTCACAACTTAAGATTTAAGATGAAGTGGTTACATCAACATTTTCTGATGTTATTGTGTTAATTGACGAAGCGAGCCTGGCGTCAACCAAAAAAGTTGAACAATGGAGAAGCACGGTAGAGAGTAAGGCTTTTAGAATAGGTAGAAGTAAGAGTGAAGATATGAACAACAAGTTTAGCTAGTATACGAAGATTGAAGTTGAGGTGAGATTAGACGGGATTGCAGTACTTAAATATAAACAATTTAGATATCTAGGCTCGATGCTCTAGGAGAATGATATGATAGATGGAGATGTTACATATACAACCAAAGTAGGATGGTTAAAATGGATAAGTGCTACCAAAGTGTTATTGGAGTGAATGTTGCACAACCTGCACTGTCTTAATGCATAAATTTATAATATCTTTAGTTACttatcaaaaaaaagaaagataggTGTCACAGTGATGCAGATGCTAAGATGGATGTACTATCATACAAGTAGCATACACTGAGAATAAAATGAGAGCAATTCAATGGAAATGGTCAAATCATGTCCTACGTTGACTTTAGATGCACCGGTCCATAGGTGTAAAGACCTAGCTAGTGAACACTTTAAAAGAGGACGAGGTAGAACTGAAATCATTTGGGAGGAATTTGTCTCGAAAGACCTACAGTCTTTTGGAATCCATGCGGACTTAGTGAAAAATAGGTTAAATGGAAGAAAAAGATCTTCATAGGATATACCAATTAGTGGGATTAAGTTTTAGTCGTGTTAGTTCGTTTCCTTTAGGTACAATATTTTTAGGAGTTTGTTAGCCCTTCCAgagatttaacttatatatatcAAATTGAAAGGAGTTTAGATGTAGTATATGGACAATAAAGATTCATATAGCTGGCCCTAACAACCCAGCTTGCTTgggattggtagctgttgttgttaGTTACATCCTTCTAACATTTTAGTGTTTTCAAGCTAAGTATAAATGCATATTACCAATTGAATTTTGGCttcttagaaaaaaaaaattgaattttgttTCATGTAACAGGGGTTAAGGATGCAAGTGACAAGAAAATTTTGGTGGATATGCTATTTTGGGCAGTAGACAATCCTGCACCAGCGAATTATCTGCTCATTTCAGGAGATAGGGATTTCTCCAATGCCATTCATCAGTTACGCATGAGGAGATATAATATTCTTCTAGCACAGCCTTTACAAGCTTCTGCTGTTCTTGCTGCTGCTGCCAAGAATGTGTGGCAGTGGACAAGCCTTGCTGCTGGAGGATCTCCACGAGAGCTTGCTTATGGCATTAAGACATTACGCCAAGAATCAACATTGACTCCAATTACTAAACCTATATCTGTGAACCAACCTGCTTATTCCGAAGCCAATGGCAATACTAATGCTTCTGGGCCCCAAAGGTTATCTAATCCTGGACGCACTGCAGATACTAAAACTAAAGCTATTTACATACCTAAGAACTCGAATCAACTGAATATGACAGGCATGTCAAGTATGCCAGCTAGAATTGAAGAAACAAGTAGCAGCCATTGCCCACAAGAACCAGATGTTGCACCAAAGCAGTTTGCACCGAAGCAGTTTGCACCACATCAGTTTTTCGCAAAGCCTGATAGTTCAGAGAACCATAGCAGTAAATTCATAGAAAATAAGCATGCTCAACGTACTCAATCTCAACCTCTTTTAGTCCCAGATAAAATTGTGAAATCGAACTCTTGCCAGAACAATTTGCAGCCTGCACCTCCACCGCCTGAAAGTTCTGCAGTTTTTTCTACACCATTTGTATGTCATCCTGATGCTGTTAGGGGTAATTTATCTGATAGCTCCATAAATTTGCATTATGCTTCTCATTTTAAATTGACAAAATAAGGAAGTATTCTGACCGAAACTGAATTTTATTAGGCCAGATAGTTTTCTTGAGGCTGCTAATGGTGGTaatttgcttgcagatgggggtGATATCGGCGGTTCTCTTAACAAGGGTCCTGCACGTCCTGATTTTTCCTTCCCTTCATCCTCATTGGGGGTTTCTAAATCTGTCCCATGTAATTCAGATTTGGGTCTCCAGCTTCCTGAACACATTCAAGGTCTTATAGGGGTCATCTTGCTTGCCTTGAGTATTTTGAAGCTTGAGAAGATTGCGCCGACAGAAGAAAACATTACTTATTGTGTACGCTATGGTAACTCAAAAGATCGTCATGCAGATGTTACAGCAGCCTTAAATTCTGCACTAGAGCAACAGATGATATTAAAGATAAAAGTAGGAAATTTGGAGCTATATGTTGGTAGGACTGAGAGGATCTGGAATTGCGTGAATCCACTTGGTGGAAATCTTAACCAGTATCGAGATGCAACTTGGAATGCGATTGAGAAATTTCTCGGTTCAGCTGCTGGACGTTCAGCAATAGCAGCATCTGAATGCAGGTAAACAATTTCTGTTGCATGTTTTTTTAGTAATTTCCAGAGTTCTTTCTGATGTCCATTTTCCATCCAGGTATGAAGCAGCTCTAGTTCTTAAAAATTCATGCTTAGAAGACCTTACATTGGGTGAAGTAATTCAAATCCTGGATATGATTATCACGCTGAAGCGTTGGATTAAAACTTCGCACTCTGGTTGGCAACCAGTTGTTATCACTCTTCCAGAAACTAATAATAATAGTGGTACCAGAGTAGATACCTAGTTGAGAGAGCTCTTTCAATATTTTAACATGTCCTCGTCAGAAATGGATCAAATATCTTGGATTTATGGAATTTAAAAAAAGCTCAGTTAGACGGTATGTTCAGTGGATCGATAACACTGGCACACGAGCAACATCTTTTTTCCTTTTGTGGAATGCTTTTCCACATGCTATTGCAGCTGATATAGCGGGCAGCTTTCTTCACCATGGTCGACCTTACGTTAAACGGATGGAATTGTTATCATGCTTCTATCCACCTAACAATGCTGATGGATCTCGTAATCTTTCATTCCAGCTTCATGGTTGCCAACAATCCTGCATTTCTTTATCTTAAAATTTCCCTCTCTCGAAATTTTGTTACCATTAAAGAATCTACTATTGCTTTCACCTTACTAGAATTTGGAGCATCCATGAAGAATGTAGCATGGTTACTGGGTGAGTAGAAAAGAAGCACAGATGTTTGGATGGCAGGTTGACAGGAATATTTTGTAATCTCTGCTGTTGTTCTAGCTAGAATATAAATCTAGAAGAGTCTGTTTAGAATACCGATCAGTTACCTTGGTTTTTGGAGCTTAAGACCACAAAGTGCTCTGTCAAACGGAGTATGTAGATTTACTTGGGAggcattttcatttgtttccATAACCTCATCCTTTCGCCTCTTCTTTTTGTTTATTGGAGGTTATGACTACAAAGTACTTTGTCAAATATTGTATCTATAGATTTACTTGGCAGGCACTTGCATTTGTTTTCATTTCATACTTTTCCCTCctatatttctctcatttgattggTATTATGCTTGTTACATAGTTTGTTGGGAGATCATATCTGTTGTATGTATTTGTTTTCAGCATTTCCTGAATAAACAACTTTGTTAAAAAAATTCTGCAAGTTTCTGACAGGTTTTTGATGTTGTCCATATGTGCGTGGGGCATATGGTGAGGTAAAATTCAACGTTCAATTTGTTACTTCACATTGGACGAAGTAACTTGTCTTTTCAGGGTTTCGTTTTGCTACAATCCTCGACCAATAATCGATACTAATCGATACTCCTATTAATTAATCTCGACATGCGAACCTTTTCTACTTAGTTTTCACTCTAATAGTAACTAATGCTTCCATTAGAATAACTTGCTACAAATATTATGCCTAATAAAATTTAGAAATGGCTCAAAGCCTCAAACACAAAATGTTTGTTGTCCAACCCTTCAACATCACGTATTTTGAAGGAGAAAATTACCGTAACAGAACCCGTGACCAGGGGCAGATTTAGGAGACACAAAATCTGTTTTTGACCTCTGCATATCATATTTTGAATCCCTTGACACTGCTCAAAAGCATAGCCCAGTGGGTCAAGGAGGTTCAAAATTTATATGAGGTCACCAATTCAATTTCCACTAGCTTGCCTCCGCCACTGCCCGTGACATGTAGGTAATGACATCACGTGTTGCGCTATTACCCCTAGACCAAAGCACGGGGGCGTCAAAACTCAACCCATATAGCTTATCATGCATTCCCAATATTAGTTGTGATAAACTTCTTTAAAGACTGAACTATTTCGTAAAATACTATTGACCTCTGTGGATTAAACGTAACACCAGATGCCCTCACATTTATCTCACATGCCAAAAGAAAATTTACAATTTACCATGAAAACACTTCTACTTCTAATTTCCCTTAACCCAACCAGGAGTCCTCCTTGATCAAGTACAAATTAATCAGCCTTCTTGTGTA
Proteins encoded in this region:
- the LOC142179584 gene encoding uncharacterized protein LOC142179584, encoding MAGDGLTAAADFPGGAAVEPQYAGAKTSVWWDIENCQVPRGCDPYSIAQNISAALMKMNYLGPVTISAYGDTTRIPWPIQNALSSTGIALNHVPAGVKDASDKKILVDMLFWAVDNPAPANYLLISGDRDFSNAIHQLRMRRYNILLAQPLQASAVLAAAAKNVWQWTSLAAGGSPRELAYGIKTLRQESTLTPITKPISVNQPAYSEANGNTNASGPQRLSNPGRTADTKTKAIYIPKNSNQLNMTGMSSMPARIEETSSSHCPQEPDVAPKQFAPKQFAPHQFFAKPDSSENHSSKFIENKHAQRTQSQPLLVPDKIVKSNSCQNNLQPAPPPPESSAVFSTPFVCHPDAVRDGGDIGGSLNKGPARPDFSFPSSSLGVSKSVPCNSDLGLQLPEHIQGLIGVILLALSILKLEKIAPTEENITYCVRYGNSKDRHADVTAALNSALEQQMILKIKVGNLELYVGRTERIWNCVNPLGGNLNQYRDATWNAIEKFLGSAAGRSAIAASECRYEAALVLKNSCLEDLTLGEVIQILDMIITLKRWIKTSHSGWQPVVITLPETNNNSGTRVDT